In Arthrobacter sp. PAMC25284, a single genomic region encodes these proteins:
- a CDS encoding glycosyltransferase, with amino-acid sequence MTDRRQRRIAAVIAAFNPDDDLLAHAAAIRAQVDELVVVDDCSTAPDAAGIFSRLTQDGITVLAMPRNSGIAATLNRGVEELEATTRPEFILTFDQDSLPVAGYVDNALATYDRATAAGHRVGFVSAESFSGHRVPAMSIGTGTGQPEAFDPMQSGFFVPATTFAAIGRFEAGFFIDCVDSEFTARARAAGYSVLIGAGCAVEHRLGARLPARLFGRQLRFKGNELSFNYYAPFRMYYIVRNGTVLIRRYWRRNPAWLLRRSVEESKAQILRFTFSPDRSSLVAAAWQGLLDAVRGRDGQISNDLLNRFRAR; translated from the coding sequence GTGACTGATAGACGCCAGCGGCGGATTGCCGCCGTAATTGCCGCGTTCAACCCCGACGACGACCTCCTTGCCCACGCGGCCGCCATCCGGGCCCAGGTCGATGAGCTCGTGGTTGTCGACGATTGCAGCACCGCACCGGACGCTGCCGGAATATTCAGCCGGCTGACGCAGGACGGCATCACCGTCCTCGCGATGCCCCGCAATTCCGGCATCGCCGCGACCCTTAACCGGGGCGTCGAGGAACTCGAGGCGACCACCCGCCCGGAGTTCATCCTCACTTTCGACCAGGACTCATTACCCGTGGCCGGCTACGTCGACAACGCACTGGCGACCTACGACCGGGCGACCGCCGCGGGCCACCGCGTGGGGTTTGTGTCCGCGGAATCATTCAGCGGACACCGCGTCCCAGCCATGAGCATTGGCACCGGCACCGGACAGCCTGAGGCTTTCGATCCCATGCAGTCCGGTTTCTTTGTCCCGGCCACCACGTTCGCGGCGATTGGCCGTTTTGAGGCCGGTTTCTTCATCGACTGCGTGGATTCCGAGTTCACCGCCCGTGCCCGGGCCGCCGGGTACAGTGTCCTGATTGGCGCCGGCTGCGCCGTCGAGCACCGGCTCGGGGCGCGCCTGCCGGCCCGGCTGTTCGGCCGACAGCTCCGCTTCAAGGGCAATGAACTGTCCTTTAATTACTACGCCCCGTTCCGGATGTACTACATCGTGCGCAACGGGACGGTCCTCATCCGGCGCTACTGGCGCCGCAACCCGGCCTGGCTGCTCCGCCGGTCCGTTGAGGAAAGCAAGGCCCAGATTCTGCGGTTTACCTTCAGTCCCGACCGCAGCAGCCTGGTGGCCGCCGCCTGGCAGGGCCTTCTTGATGCGGTCCGCGGCCGCGACGGCCAGATCAGCAACGACCTCCTCAACCGCTTTCGGGCGCGTTGA
- a CDS encoding polysaccharide biosynthesis protein, with translation MKPVLLRLAGFTLLPLLALVLPFLLLPIISRVVGADGWSSIMSGQAIGVFAATIILWSWNISGPVEIARSGAAPARAALYSSSIRSRTVIAAIVLPLMTLIVVFVAKDGFELDAVTMAWATALTGFSPAWYGIGTGQPRILAVYDTLPRFFAAVISAPLILFTGQIWTYGAATVVAVLVALVSFHRRFGEAGTWFPKRPGAVVRELILPHAGTAGINLTGSAYASSPLPIATATVPTAAATAGFASADAIYRLGLFSVVALGNTFQGWTLERDAADPRRRHLVALAAHAVLGVAGGTFLALFAPWVSSVMFVEAVRADTLTCVYFGVSFFFLSASTPLIRNLLIPARRQKTVLLWTAVSAVVGVLLMFLAGLAANVPGVALGMAVSEAILFAGLLVPALRILPTVTSPATVDR, from the coding sequence ATGAAACCCGTATTGCTCCGGCTCGCAGGCTTCACCCTGCTGCCGCTGCTGGCACTGGTCCTGCCCTTCCTGCTGCTGCCGATCATCTCCCGGGTTGTCGGGGCGGACGGCTGGTCCAGCATCATGTCAGGCCAAGCCATCGGCGTGTTTGCGGCGACGATCATCCTCTGGAGCTGGAACATTTCCGGCCCCGTCGAGATCGCCCGTTCCGGCGCCGCCCCCGCCCGCGCGGCCCTGTATTCAAGCAGCATCCGGTCCCGGACGGTGATTGCCGCCATAGTCCTGCCGCTGATGACCTTGATTGTAGTGTTCGTGGCCAAGGACGGCTTCGAGCTCGACGCCGTCACGATGGCCTGGGCAACGGCCCTCACCGGGTTCTCGCCTGCCTGGTACGGGATCGGTACCGGGCAGCCGCGGATCCTCGCTGTCTACGACACCCTCCCCCGCTTTTTCGCGGCCGTGATCAGTGCCCCGCTGATTCTCTTCACCGGCCAGATCTGGACCTACGGCGCTGCCACGGTCGTCGCGGTGCTGGTCGCGCTGGTCTCTTTCCACCGCCGTTTCGGCGAGGCGGGAACGTGGTTTCCGAAGAGACCAGGCGCCGTCGTCCGCGAACTGATCCTCCCGCACGCAGGGACCGCGGGCATCAACCTCACCGGCAGCGCCTACGCTTCCTCGCCCTTGCCGATCGCCACCGCTACGGTTCCGACCGCCGCGGCCACGGCCGGCTTCGCATCGGCCGACGCTATCTACCGGCTGGGGCTATTCAGCGTTGTTGCCCTTGGCAATACCTTCCAGGGCTGGACGCTTGAACGCGATGCCGCCGATCCGCGGCGCCGGCATCTGGTTGCGCTGGCCGCCCACGCTGTCCTCGGCGTCGCCGGCGGCACGTTCCTGGCTCTCTTTGCCCCCTGGGTCTCCAGCGTGATGTTCGTTGAGGCAGTCCGCGCCGACACTCTGACGTGCGTGTACTTCGGTGTGTCATTCTTCTTCCTCTCGGCCTCCACTCCGCTCATCCGGAACCTCCTGATTCCTGCCCGGCGGCAAAAAACGGTCCTGCTGTGGACCGCGGTCTCTGCCGTCGTCGGTGTGCTCCTGATGTTCCTGGCCGGCCTGGCCGCCAACGTCCCCGGCGTCGCACTGGGGATGGCGGTGAGCGAGGCGATCCTCTTCGCCGGCCTGCTGGTCCCGGCCCTGCGGATCCTCCCCACCGTTACCAGCCCGGCAACGGTCGACAGGTAG
- a CDS encoding glycosyltransferase, with amino-acid sequence MTDSTAPDGRNIRVSVCMATYRGAAFVEEQVASILAELGPDDELVIVDDASPDETADVIAAIEDPRVRLVRATANRGYVRTFEEAVRLSRGDYIFLSDQDDVWIPGRVELMLGALAGSRVVASNFDMLGGGAAAVDPPAALVGLPTSSGEPRRHPGGRPGLLRLRDGVPPGCCGVVHPDSFLRPGIPRSLARHLRKYVGLDHASG; translated from the coding sequence ATGACTGATTCGACGGCGCCGGACGGGCGGAACATCCGGGTGAGCGTGTGCATGGCGACCTATCGGGGCGCCGCCTTCGTCGAGGAGCAGGTTGCGTCCATCCTCGCCGAACTGGGGCCCGACGACGAGCTCGTCATTGTGGACGACGCTTCCCCGGATGAGACAGCCGACGTGATCGCCGCGATCGAGGATCCCCGCGTCCGCCTGGTCCGGGCCACGGCCAACCGCGGCTACGTCCGTACCTTCGAAGAAGCCGTCCGGCTCAGCCGGGGCGACTACATCTTCCTCTCCGACCAGGACGATGTGTGGATCCCGGGGCGGGTTGAGCTGATGCTCGGTGCTCTCGCCGGCTCCCGCGTGGTGGCCAGTAACTTTGACATGCTCGGCGGCGGGGCCGCGGCCGTGGATCCGCCCGCTGCGCTCGTCGGACTCCCGACGTCATCTGGCGAACCTCGCCGCCACCCTGGTGGGCGTCCGGGCCTATTACGGCTGCGCGATGGCGTTCCGCCGGGATGCTGCGGCGTTGTTCACCCCGATTCCTTCCTACGTCCGGGAATCCCACGATCTCTGGCTCGCCATCTGCGGAAATATGTCGGGCTCGATCACGCATCTGGATGA
- the rfbB gene encoding dTDP-glucose 4,6-dehydratase → MQKLLVTGGAGFIGSNFVHYVMSNTDRHVTVLDKLTYAGNLESLKDLPGDRFNFVEGDIADPAVVDALVRDHDVVVHYAAESHNDNSLHDPRPFLDTNIIGTYTLIEGARKHNKRFHHISTDEVYGDLELDDPERFTENTPYNPSSPYSSTKAGSDLLVRAWVRSFGLQATISNCSNNYGPYQHVEKFIPRQITNVIDGIRPKLYGKGENVRDWIHANDHSSAVLAIIDQGKIGETYLIGADGEKNNKEVVELILEHMGQPSDAYDHVVDRPGHDMRYAIDSTKLRTELGWTPQYSNFDAGIEDTIAWYRDNQDWWRPQKAATEAKYKEQGQ, encoded by the coding sequence ATGCAGAAACTCCTCGTTACCGGCGGCGCCGGCTTCATTGGTTCGAACTTCGTCCACTACGTGATGTCCAACACCGACCGCCACGTGACGGTCCTGGACAAGCTGACGTACGCGGGCAACCTCGAATCACTCAAGGACCTGCCGGGCGACCGGTTCAACTTCGTCGAGGGGGATATTGCCGACCCGGCCGTCGTGGATGCCCTGGTCCGCGATCACGACGTGGTGGTCCACTACGCTGCCGAGTCGCACAACGACAACTCGCTGCATGATCCGCGGCCGTTCCTGGACACCAACATCATCGGCACTTACACGCTGATCGAAGGCGCACGGAAGCACAACAAACGCTTCCACCACATCTCCACCGATGAGGTGTACGGCGACCTCGAACTTGATGACCCCGAGCGCTTCACCGAAAACACCCCGTACAACCCGTCCAGCCCGTATTCTTCGACCAAGGCCGGTTCCGACCTGCTGGTCCGTGCCTGGGTGCGGTCCTTCGGGCTGCAGGCCACCATCAGCAACTGCTCCAACAACTACGGGCCCTACCAGCACGTGGAGAAGTTCATTCCGCGCCAGATCACCAACGTGATCGACGGCATCCGGCCCAAGCTCTACGGCAAGGGCGAAAACGTCCGGGACTGGATCCACGCCAACGACCACTCCTCGGCCGTGCTGGCCATCATCGACCAGGGCAAAATCGGGGAAACCTACCTGATCGGCGCCGACGGCGAGAAAAACAACAAGGAGGTCGTTGAGCTGATCCTTGAGCACATGGGCCAGCCCTCCGACGCCTACGACCACGTCGTTGACCGTCCCGGCCACGACATGCGCTACGCGATCGACTCGACCAAGCTGCGCACCGAGCTGGGCTGGACCCCGCAGTACTCCAACTTCGACGCCGGCATCGAGGACACCATCGCCTGGTACCGCGACAACCAGGACTGGTGGCGCCCGCAGAAGGCCGCGACCGAGGCAAAGTACAAGGAGCAGGGCCAGTAA
- a CDS encoding bifunctional dTDP-4-dehydrorhamnose 3,5-epimerase family protein/NAD(P)-dependent oxidoreductase: MTIEFSKPLQAIETPIPGVVLYNLPVHGDNRGWFKENWQREKMLALGLPDFSPVQNNISFNEKAGTTRGIHAEPWDKFISVATGRIFGAWVDLREGPSFGTVFTAELDPSQAIFIPRGVGNAFQTLEDNTAYTYLVSDHWSADAQGQYTFLNLADSTADIAWPIPLEQAELSDKDKAHPHLADVVAMPPKKILVLGANGQLGLALREEYAGRGEVEFAGRAEFDISAPESYAGRNWKNYSTIINAAAYTAVDEAETVEGRRHAWAANVQAVAELARIAAAHGITLVQVSSDYVFDGTAATHGEDEPLSPLGVYGQTKAAGDAVAAGAPQHYIVRTSWVIGEGNNFVRTMASLAGRGIKPSVVDDQVGRLSFTPDIAAAIRHLLESGAPFGAYNVSSDGEPQSWAAIAAEVYELAGAQGTDVTGVSTAEYFKDKAAAPRPLNSVLSLTKIKSTGFEPPQSAARLKDYMAAGTSGA, from the coding sequence GTGACGATTGAATTCTCGAAACCGCTGCAGGCCATCGAAACGCCCATTCCCGGCGTCGTGCTCTATAACCTTCCGGTCCACGGCGACAACCGCGGCTGGTTCAAGGAGAACTGGCAGCGCGAAAAGATGCTGGCTCTCGGGCTGCCAGACTTTTCCCCGGTCCAGAACAACATTTCCTTTAATGAAAAGGCCGGGACCACCCGGGGGATTCACGCCGAGCCGTGGGACAAGTTCATTTCGGTCGCGACCGGCAGGATCTTCGGCGCCTGGGTGGACCTCCGCGAGGGCCCGAGCTTCGGGACGGTCTTCACCGCCGAACTCGATCCCAGCCAGGCGATCTTTATCCCCCGCGGGGTCGGCAACGCCTTCCAGACACTCGAGGACAACACCGCTTACACCTACCTCGTCAGCGACCACTGGAGTGCCGATGCGCAGGGCCAGTACACGTTCCTGAACCTGGCAGACAGCACCGCTGACATCGCCTGGCCCATCCCGCTGGAGCAGGCGGAACTCTCGGACAAGGACAAAGCACACCCGCACCTTGCGGACGTCGTTGCCATGCCGCCGAAGAAAATCCTGGTCCTGGGCGCGAACGGGCAGCTCGGCCTGGCCCTGCGCGAAGAGTACGCGGGCCGCGGCGAGGTCGAGTTCGCCGGCCGGGCCGAGTTCGATATTTCCGCTCCGGAGAGCTATGCCGGGCGCAACTGGAAGAACTACTCCACGATCATCAACGCCGCGGCATACACGGCCGTGGATGAGGCGGAGACGGTTGAAGGCCGCCGGCACGCGTGGGCCGCCAACGTCCAGGCCGTCGCGGAACTTGCCCGGATCGCCGCAGCCCACGGCATCACCCTGGTCCAGGTTTCCAGCGACTATGTGTTCGACGGCACCGCCGCCACGCACGGTGAGGACGAGCCGCTGAGTCCGCTCGGCGTATACGGGCAGACCAAAGCCGCCGGGGACGCCGTGGCCGCCGGTGCGCCGCAGCACTACATTGTGCGGACCAGCTGGGTCATCGGCGAAGGCAATAACTTCGTCCGGACCATGGCGTCGCTGGCCGGGCGGGGCATCAAGCCCAGCGTGGTCGATGACCAGGTTGGCCGGTTGAGCTTCACCCCGGACATCGCCGCCGCCATCCGGCACCTGCTGGAAAGCGGGGCGCCGTTCGGAGCCTACAACGTCAGCAGCGACGGTGAGCCGCAGTCCTGGGCGGCCATCGCGGCGGAGGTCTACGAGCTGGCAGGAGCGCAGGGCACGGACGTGACCGGTGTCAGCACGGCAGAGTACTTCAAGGACAAGGCGGCCGCGCCGCGCCCGCTGAACAGCGTCCTGTCCCTGACCAAGATCAAGTCCACCGGTTTCGAGCCCCCGCAGTCCGCCGCACGGCTCAAGGACTACATGGCCGCCGGAACATCCGGGGCGTAG
- a CDS encoding DUF2142 domain-containing protein, giving the protein MIHATEAGRPAQTEVDGAGTPPAGRVRKYGISSTTRSGLRFFLPAFGLLSMLITLWILATPLMAYPDEPAHTIKAAAVARGQIFPGPGESYGHGVHVQVPSYIANLQSQMCFAFKMQEPAGCAPSIPLDDNYLTIGVTSAGLYNPMYYWLVGLPSLFMSGAPALFAMRIVSGLLSAAFYAAGFTALSRLRHPKWPLIGAAIATTPMVLFLASGINPNSLEVAASMAAFCGLVSVLENARRLDRALPGILAVGISAATLANTRNVSLLWLLCGVIVAGLFFRWADIAALFRNKLVLAVTALTTVGVVLGVAWNFLMLRAPASAGEAPAGISNVDGEVRPYNAFLTMMDRSFDFVGQYIGVAGWLDAPMPQGVMMFWNMLLIGLVLMVLLVRPYRLQAGFWVALAFLAVVPAVLQAALVNTTGFIWQGRYSLPLFIIALISAGLAMRFRPFPQRPQGRTIARIVLLGACVAQTYGFLNVLRRYVVGLQPWGNWQTMFTVPGWQPPLTWEVLTVLFTAVLLVAASAFFSYLHPGHTLLPRLSRRLATLRTGRRPGGARG; this is encoded by the coding sequence GTGATCCACGCAACTGAGGCCGGCAGGCCCGCACAGACCGAAGTGGACGGCGCAGGCACACCACCGGCCGGCCGGGTCCGCAAATACGGCATCTCATCGACCACCCGCAGCGGCCTGCGGTTCTTCCTCCCGGCCTTTGGCCTGCTCTCGATGCTTATCACGCTGTGGATCCTCGCCACACCACTGATGGCATACCCGGACGAGCCCGCGCACACCATTAAGGCGGCCGCCGTCGCCCGCGGCCAGATCTTCCCGGGCCCCGGGGAATCCTACGGCCACGGCGTCCACGTCCAGGTCCCGTCCTACATCGCAAACCTGCAGTCGCAGATGTGCTTTGCCTTCAAAATGCAGGAGCCCGCGGGGTGTGCCCCGTCAATCCCGCTGGATGACAACTACCTCACCATCGGGGTGACCTCGGCCGGGCTGTACAACCCCATGTACTACTGGCTCGTCGGTCTGCCCAGCCTGTTTATGTCCGGCGCCCCTGCCCTGTTCGCCATGCGCATCGTCAGCGGGCTGCTGTCCGCCGCCTTTTACGCCGCAGGCTTCACGGCCCTGTCCCGTCTCCGGCACCCGAAATGGCCACTCATCGGTGCCGCCATCGCGACGACGCCGATGGTGTTGTTCCTGGCCAGCGGCATCAACCCCAATTCGCTGGAAGTCGCAGCCTCCATGGCGGCCTTCTGCGGGCTGGTATCCGTCCTGGAAAACGCGCGGCGACTGGACCGGGCCCTGCCGGGGATCCTGGCGGTCGGCATCTCCGCCGCGACGCTGGCCAACACCCGCAACGTCTCCCTCCTCTGGCTGCTTTGCGGCGTGATCGTTGCCGGCCTGTTCTTCCGCTGGGCTGATATCGCTGCCCTCTTCCGGAACAAGCTTGTGCTCGCCGTGACGGCCCTAACCACGGTGGGGGTGGTCCTGGGCGTGGCCTGGAACTTCCTGATGCTGCGGGCCCCTGCCTCCGCCGGTGAGGCTCCGGCCGGGATCTCCAACGTCGACGGGGAAGTCCGCCCGTACAACGCCTTCCTGACCATGATGGACCGGTCTTTCGACTTTGTCGGCCAGTACATCGGCGTCGCCGGCTGGCTGGACGCACCGATGCCGCAAGGCGTGATGATGTTCTGGAACATGCTCCTGATCGGTCTGGTGCTGATGGTGCTCCTCGTCCGCCCGTACCGGTTGCAGGCCGGATTCTGGGTCGCCCTGGCCTTCCTCGCCGTCGTTCCCGCGGTGCTCCAGGCAGCACTGGTAAACACCACCGGGTTCATCTGGCAGGGCCGGTACAGCCTCCCGCTGTTCATCATCGCGCTGATCTCCGCGGGCCTGGCCATGAGGTTCCGGCCCTTCCCGCAGCGCCCCCAAGGCCGGACTATCGCCCGGATTGTCCTGCTCGGGGCGTGTGTCGCACAAACCTACGGTTTCCTGAACGTGCTTCGACGCTATGTCGTGGGCCTGCAGCCGTGGGGTAACTGGCAGACCATGTTCACTGTCCCGGGCTGGCAGCCGCCGCTGACCTGGGAAGTCCTTACCGTGTTGTTCACCGCCGTGCTGCTGGTCGCCGCGTCGGCGTTCTTCAGCTACCTGCATCCGGGTCATACGTTGCTGCCGCGGCTCTCCCGCCGGTTGGCGACGCTGCGCACCGGCCGCCGGCCCGGCGGCGCGCGCGGCTGA
- a CDS encoding substrate-binding domain-containing protein yields the protein MRNWPTGGILACTVLAGIGLAGCSGGASPTAIRGALTAIGSPVQKDPIRAWSNAWTKDNNATSLNYSPDGADVGISALSTGQAYFAALDAPLTPDQQDQTQAACGPSGAFSVPVSVTTLGVAFNMPSIRSLKLTPDVLAGIFTGTVTRWDAREIATINPGVTLPSGDIIPVTATTPSAETTAATTYLSTAADWTAGVVDAWPTPENGQAVKKQTDVAEELDQTAGAIAFMDLGSIGTRFDTALLPFGGGFVRISKDSSALGAQQGSTRTTPTGVEFTLPETSEQGYPLGVVNYQAFCRSYKNPQLAGLVKSWGKFVLSSDGQVASTYFANVASPGEDAIREARTLIQTIGAAQ from the coding sequence TTGCGCAATTGGCCCACTGGCGGCATTCTCGCCTGCACTGTGCTCGCCGGAATAGGCCTCGCCGGGTGCTCCGGCGGCGCGTCCCCCACCGCCATCAGGGGTGCGCTGACCGCGATCGGGAGCCCTGTGCAGAAAGACCCGATCCGGGCCTGGAGCAATGCCTGGACCAAGGACAACAACGCCACGTCCCTGAATTACTCCCCGGACGGAGCCGACGTCGGGATCTCCGCCCTGTCCACGGGCCAGGCGTACTTCGCCGCACTGGACGCGCCGCTCACCCCGGACCAGCAGGATCAGACCCAGGCTGCCTGCGGGCCGTCCGGCGCGTTTTCCGTGCCGGTATCGGTCACGACCCTCGGCGTCGCGTTCAACATGCCAAGCATCCGGAGCCTCAAGCTGACACCGGATGTCCTGGCCGGCATCTTCACCGGTACCGTCACCCGCTGGGACGCCCGCGAAATCGCCACCATTAATCCCGGGGTGACACTGCCGTCCGGGGACATCATTCCCGTCACGGCCACGACGCCCAGCGCCGAGACCACCGCCGCCACCACCTATCTCAGCACCGCCGCGGACTGGACAGCCGGCGTCGTCGATGCCTGGCCCACGCCGGAGAACGGGCAGGCGGTGAAGAAGCAGACAGACGTTGCCGAAGAACTCGACCAGACCGCGGGAGCCATCGCGTTCATGGACCTCGGATCGATCGGCACCCGGTTCGACACCGCGCTGTTGCCGTTCGGCGGCGGTTTTGTCCGCATCTCCAAGGACTCCTCCGCCCTCGGGGCCCAGCAGGGCAGCACCCGGACCACTCCTACCGGCGTTGAATTCACACTGCCGGAAACCAGCGAGCAGGGCTACCCTCTCGGCGTCGTCAACTACCAGGCCTTCTGCCGTTCGTATAAGAACCCGCAACTGGCCGGCCTCGTGAAGTCCTGGGGAAAATTCGTGCTCAGCTCCGACGGCCAGGTGGCGTCCACCTACTTCGCAAATGTAGCCTCACCCGGCGAAGACGCCATCCGTGAAGCCAGGACGTTGATTCAAACGATCGGAGCGGCGCAGTGA
- a CDS encoding GtrA family protein, translating to MIRRLQMVVANGYLVKFLVVGGASFAIDLGLLALLHEVGGVDLWIATPIAFLVSLVFNFLVQRKFTFQSSGRADVSLLKYCALVVFNVIATDVVVIVVDGAGYPYALGKVIATIATTVWNFLLYKHWIFKSPRRNDGAADARDESGAPVPEPLPKD from the coding sequence TTGATTCGCCGTCTTCAAATGGTGGTCGCCAACGGGTATCTGGTGAAATTCCTGGTGGTCGGGGGTGCGTCGTTTGCGATCGACCTCGGATTGCTCGCGCTGCTCCATGAGGTAGGCGGCGTGGATCTCTGGATCGCCACGCCGATCGCCTTCCTCGTGAGCCTTGTCTTCAATTTCCTGGTGCAACGGAAGTTCACCTTCCAATCGAGCGGCCGTGCCGACGTCAGCCTGCTCAAATACTGCGCTCTTGTTGTTTTTAACGTCATCGCCACCGACGTCGTCGTGATCGTCGTCGACGGCGCCGGGTATCCCTACGCGCTCGGCAAGGTCATTGCGACCATCGCCACTACCGTCTGGAACTTCCTGCTCTACAAGCACTGGATCTTCAAGTCCCCGCGCCGAAACGACGGTGCCGCGGACGCCCGGGACGAATCCGGCGCACCGGTGCCGGAGCCCCTTCCCAAGGACTAG
- a CDS encoding lysozyme, with product MKRTTLTHSSQASSRIWATLLAAALLAGPALAAPSVAAEPSPAPAAPAAPAGSTTTPAPGVTTSAATTPTATPSVTSAAKPSTAPAPAPTPAPTPAAAQAAQPAQTTTAAPDPNSPADRAAMATAVGPGGAAMGQDPAGKAARASTQSLTAQAAWSPSFGVLGLDVSSHQPTMDWQREWNRGARFAYVKASEGNYFTNPLFDSQYQGSRSVGMIRGAYHFAIPNWSSGANQARYFVANGGGWSADGYTMPPVLDFEFNPYAGRTINGFKFGNTCYDMTPAQLRSWVRDFGDTMVGLTGRLPVIYTNTNWWNYCLGTAPGFGDYPLWVAAYPGAATDNAGPVPSSWATYSIWQYSSTGPFPGDSNIWNGNYESLRTFAGAASPVGSLDGVSVTRSGSDTSLQATGWAVDRSAPSSAIPAHVYVTDPSGTTTGYAWTANKSRPDVDQAFGYGAAHGFDGTIKITASGTYKVCAHAIGKFENTSLGCKTVQASGVEAKPAQLPVGSYDSLSLRLVPNSARLVVTGWALDPSKSSASIPVHVYVRSSNGGNPGYAFTANKPRADVNSVLGSTGNHGFSASVPIGGAGSYTVCAYAISVAPVPLGNPSLGCSTIAVPSTPATMGYLDSATLRTSAGKTSITVTGWTLDPVFPAVSIPDHVYVTYPDGTRRGFAFTAGLKRPDVNSALATVGNHGFVSSVPVTQRGQYEVCAYGVAASPLSAANSLLGCRSLTY from the coding sequence ATGAAGCGGACCACCCTTACCCACAGCAGCCAGGCGAGCAGCCGGATCTGGGCCACACTTCTTGCCGCCGCGTTGCTGGCCGGGCCTGCCCTGGCGGCCCCCTCCGTGGCGGCCGAGCCATCACCGGCTCCCGCCGCCCCGGCGGCACCCGCGGGCAGCACGACTACTCCTGCACCCGGGGTCACAACGTCCGCGGCCACAACCCCGACCGCCACGCCTTCTGTCACCTCCGCCGCCAAACCCAGTACTGCGCCGGCACCGGCACCCACCCCGGCACCCACCCCGGCAGCGGCGCAGGCCGCCCAGCCGGCACAGACCACAACGGCTGCGCCGGACCCCAACTCCCCCGCCGACCGGGCTGCGATGGCCACGGCCGTCGGCCCCGGAGGCGCGGCGATGGGCCAGGACCCCGCCGGAAAGGCGGCCAGGGCGTCGACACAGTCCCTCACTGCCCAGGCCGCTTGGTCGCCCAGCTTCGGCGTCCTGGGCCTGGACGTCAGCAGCCACCAGCCGACCATGGACTGGCAGAGGGAGTGGAACCGCGGCGCACGCTTCGCCTACGTCAAGGCCAGCGAAGGCAACTACTTCACCAACCCCCTCTTCGATTCGCAGTATCAGGGATCGCGCAGCGTCGGGATGATCCGCGGTGCTTACCACTTCGCCATTCCGAACTGGTCCTCGGGCGCCAACCAGGCACGCTACTTCGTGGCCAACGGCGGGGGTTGGAGCGCTGACGGCTACACCATGCCGCCGGTCCTGGACTTCGAGTTCAACCCCTACGCGGGCCGGACCATCAACGGGTTCAAATTCGGCAACACCTGCTACGACATGACTCCTGCCCAGCTCAGGTCCTGGGTCCGCGACTTCGGCGACACCATGGTGGGGCTGACCGGCCGGCTTCCCGTGATCTACACGAACACCAACTGGTGGAACTACTGCCTCGGCACCGCGCCCGGATTCGGCGACTATCCGCTGTGGGTGGCGGCCTACCCGGGCGCCGCGACAGATAACGCCGGACCTGTCCCCTCCAGCTGGGCCACTTACAGCATCTGGCAGTACAGCAGCACCGGGCCGTTCCCGGGGGACTCCAATATCTGGAACGGCAATTATGAGTCGCTCCGCACATTTGCGGGGGCAGCGTCGCCCGTCGGTTCTCTCGACGGCGTCTCTGTGACGCGCAGCGGCAGCGACACGTCCCTGCAGGCCACGGGCTGGGCGGTGGACCGCTCCGCGCCCTCCTCGGCCATACCGGCCCATGTTTACGTCACTGACCCGTCCGGCACCACCACCGGATACGCCTGGACCGCCAATAAATCACGCCCCGACGTGGACCAGGCCTTCGGCTACGGCGCTGCCCACGGTTTCGACGGAACCATTAAGATCACAGCGTCCGGAACCTACAAGGTCTGCGCCCACGCCATCGGGAAATTCGAAAACACCTCGCTGGGCTGCAAGACCGTGCAGGCGAGTGGCGTCGAGGCAAAGCCGGCCCAGCTCCCGGTCGGTTCCTACGACTCCCTCTCGCTCCGCCTGGTTCCGAATTCAGCCCGGCTCGTGGTCACCGGCTGGGCGTTGGACCCATCGAAATCCTCGGCGAGCATCCCGGTCCACGTCTACGTCCGGTCCTCCAACGGCGGCAACCCCGGCTACGCCTTCACGGCCAACAAGCCGCGCGCGGACGTGAACAGCGTGCTGGGCTCCACGGGTAATCATGGATTCTCCGCCTCCGTACCGATTGGCGGCGCGGGATCGTACACGGTGTGTGCCTATGCGATCTCGGTTGCGCCCGTCCCCCTCGGCAACCCCTCGCTGGGTTGCTCCACCATCGCCGTGCCGTCCACCCCGGCCACCATGGGGTACCTGGACTCGGCGACCCTCCGGACTTCCGCGGGCAAGACCAGCATCACCGTCACCGGCTGGACGCTGGACCCTGTCTTCCCGGCGGTCTCCATCCCGGACCACGTCTACGTCACCTACCCGGACGGCACCCGTAGGGGCTTCGCCTTCACCGCGGGCCTCAAGCGGCCGGACGTCAACAGTGCCCTGGCGACCGTCGGGAACCACGGGTTTGTCTCGTCCGTGCCGGTGACCCAGCGCGGTCAATACGAGGTCTGCGCCTACGGCGTGGCAGCGTCGCCGCTGAGTGCGGCAAACTCACTCTTGGGATGCCGTTCACTGACCTACTAG